A genome region from Chlorobaculum tepidum TLS includes the following:
- a CDS encoding DUF1207 domain-containing protein, producing MNKSTSLVSAAMLGALCATAPLSTASAESAIKPTFDTLFEPLLADPMEPRIAVMPKLNKKQLQLDIGTSADLYQNSSKTFAVGIDFATWSLLNRTSNFKFPVDCIDYMFGINTTFRHQFKDKLLSFDEASVRVRLSHISAHFEDGHTDDHGNWLNPGDSPFGIPFTYSREFVNVTGALSAPGRRVYLGYQYLYHTLPDEISPSSFQAGVEIGLPANAYVAADFKLLPKWDWNEGKTDGYRGTWNLQAGMRLTSIGLKNVRVAANYFSGMSRQGMYFYKPESYTTLGMIVDL from the coding sequence ATGAATAAAAGCACTTCACTTGTGAGCGCCGCGATGCTTGGTGCGCTTTGCGCCACAGCGCCGCTCTCAACAGCCTCGGCTGAATCGGCCATCAAGCCAACCTTCGATACGCTCTTCGAGCCGCTCTTGGCCGACCCGATGGAGCCGCGAATCGCCGTCATGCCCAAGCTCAACAAGAAGCAGCTCCAGCTCGATATCGGCACCTCGGCCGACCTGTACCAGAACAGCAGCAAAACCTTTGCCGTCGGCATCGACTTCGCCACCTGGTCACTCCTGAACAGAACCAGCAACTTCAAGTTCCCGGTGGACTGCATCGACTACATGTTCGGTATCAACACCACCTTCCGCCACCAGTTCAAGGACAAATTACTCTCGTTCGATGAAGCGAGCGTGCGGGTGCGTCTGAGCCACATCTCGGCCCATTTCGAGGATGGCCACACCGACGACCACGGCAACTGGCTCAACCCCGGCGACTCCCCCTTCGGCATTCCCTTTACCTACAGCCGCGAGTTCGTCAACGTCACGGGCGCACTCTCCGCGCCAGGTCGCAGGGTTTACCTGGGCTACCAGTACCTGTACCACACGTTGCCGGACGAGATCAGCCCCAGCTCGTTCCAGGCGGGCGTGGAGATCGGCCTTCCGGCCAACGCCTACGTGGCCGCCGACTTCAAACTGCTTCCCAAATGGGATTGGAACGAGGGCAAAACCGATGGCTACCGCGGCACCTGGAACCTGCAAGCCGGAATGCGCCTCACCTCGATCGGCCTGAAAAATGTGAGAGTGGCCGCCAACTACTTCTCCGGCATGAGCCGTCAGGGCATGTACTTCTACAAGCCCGAAAGCTACACGACGCTGGGAATGATTGTCGATTTGTAA
- a CDS encoding NUDIX domain-containing protein — MNHPSRKPVNLRVSALCVQDGHALFVEHRSFAPDDPAMPESYWILPGGVVERGETLEEALRREVREETGLECEVGGMVFVKELLWPHPGLPGQGERHHSVSLGFHCEVTGGRLVTGRDPELPDDRQMILQSRWLPLSELAEYRLYPPFLYDFIDSGLRRGFEALCPEFFDSTL; from the coding sequence ATGAATCATCCTTCGAGAAAGCCGGTCAACCTGAGAGTCAGCGCCTTGTGTGTTCAGGATGGCCATGCGCTGTTTGTCGAGCACCGGAGCTTTGCGCCGGATGATCCGGCTATGCCAGAAAGCTACTGGATTCTGCCGGGCGGGGTCGTTGAGCGTGGTGAAACTCTCGAAGAGGCGCTGAGACGAGAGGTGCGGGAGGAGACCGGACTGGAGTGCGAGGTTGGCGGAATGGTGTTTGTCAAGGAGCTGCTCTGGCCTCATCCGGGTTTGCCGGGGCAGGGGGAGCGGCACCACTCGGTGTCGCTCGGCTTTCATTGCGAAGTGACCGGCGGCCGGCTCGTCACGGGCCGCGATCCGGAGCTTCCCGACGACCGGCAGATGATTTTGCAGAGCCGCTGGCTGCCGCTGTCAGAGCTGGCAGAATATCGTCTCTATCCCCCTTTCCTTTATGATTTTATCGACTCGGGTCTCCGTCGTGGTTTCGAGGCCCTCTGTCCGGAGTTTTTCGACTCGACGCTGTAA
- a CDS encoding porin — protein MKKMLSLAAMFAVLAYASPASAELKLSGDASVRLRDVSYFGDADQFSFTGSADDDVVYQYRVRLNAAADLGNGYFFKALVMNEDRNYAGGWQSVRHGNTETISLDISNFYFGRMLENSHWMVGRLPLNSFDNPIFDLTLYPAQPLANPVYNINFDRVFGGNYGVKLGNGMLNATLCVLDNDSHNNTSADGDGLFNDGYALHLDYKVNVGNVTLEPQFLSVLTNSDIWYQDITGRVTTLAYKVTPYTFGALVGVPAGNAKLSFGGFYTTCDDTTPNGGPHVKYDGYLLRVKGEIGNFMAWYDYNHTTVKPGGNDIKLNNHFVWAQYKIPVYSSAMGSVTLQPTLRYLASKRDDGFNNYSGERLRSELWATVTF, from the coding sequence ATGAAAAAAATGCTATCTCTTGCTGCGATGTTCGCAGTACTGGCATACGCATCACCCGCTTCGGCCGAGCTGAAACTCAGCGGCGACGCCAGCGTCCGGCTGAGAGACGTATCCTATTTCGGCGACGCCGATCAGTTTTCTTTCACTGGTTCCGCCGACGATGACGTTGTCTACCAGTACAGAGTTCGCCTGAACGCTGCTGCCGATCTGGGCAACGGCTACTTCTTCAAGGCTCTCGTCATGAACGAGGACAGGAACTATGCCGGTGGCTGGCAGAGCGTCAGACATGGCAACACCGAAACGATCAGCCTTGACATATCAAACTTCTACTTCGGCCGCATGCTTGAGAACTCCCACTGGATGGTTGGCCGCCTGCCGTTGAACTCTTTCGACAACCCGATCTTCGACCTGACACTCTACCCGGCACAGCCGCTTGCCAACCCTGTATATAACATTAACTTCGACCGTGTCTTTGGCGGCAACTACGGCGTCAAGCTTGGTAACGGTATGCTGAATGCAACCCTCTGCGTGCTTGACAACGACTCTCACAACAACACCTCTGCCGACGGCGACGGCCTTTTCAACGACGGCTATGCACTGCACCTCGACTACAAGGTCAACGTTGGCAATGTCACCCTCGAGCCTCAGTTCCTGTCCGTGCTGACCAACTCGGATATTTGGTATCAGGATATCACAGGTCGTGTAACTACTCTCGCTTATAAAGTCACCCCATACACCTTCGGCGCTCTTGTTGGTGTTCCCGCTGGTAATGCAAAGCTGAGCTTTGGCGGCTTCTACACCACCTGTGACGACACCACTCCGAACGGAGGCCCTCATGTCAAATACGATGGCTACCTTCTCAGAGTGAAAGGCGAAATCGGTAACTTCATGGCCTGGTACGACTACAACCACACCACGGTCAAGCCTGGTGGCAACGACATCAAGCTCAACAACCACTTCGTGTGGGCGCAGTACAAGATTCCGGTGTACTCTTCGGCAATGGGCAGCGTTACGCTTCAGCCGACCCTCCGCTACCTTGCTTCGAAGCGCGACGATGGCTTTAATAACTACAGTGGCGAGCGTCTCCGCAGCGAGCTTTGGGCAACCGTTACCTTCTAA
- a CDS encoding DUF4212 domain-containing protein produces MEKAKLQEYWKINLGYLVGLLVVWFVVSYGFGILLAEPLNAIRLGGFKLGFWFAQQGSIYVFVVLIFVYVALMNRLDKKFDVHED; encoded by the coding sequence ATGGAAAAAGCAAAACTCCAGGAGTACTGGAAAATCAACCTCGGCTACCTCGTCGGCCTGCTGGTTGTATGGTTCGTCGTCTCCTACGGATTCGGCATTCTCCTTGCTGAACCACTGAACGCGATCCGGCTCGGCGGATTCAAGCTCGGCTTCTGGTTCGCCCAGCAAGGCTCCATCTATGTCTTCGTGGTGCTGATTTTCGTCTATGTCGCCCTGATGAACAGGCTCGACAAAAAATTCGACGTCCACGAAGACTGA
- a CDS encoding sodium:solute symporter family protein: MSVQVXTYLIVGLTFAIYIGIAIWAKAGSTKEFYVAGAGVHPMINGMATAADWMSAASFISMAGLISFMGYDGSVYLMGWTGGYVLLALLLAPYLRKFGKFTVPDFVGDRYYSNAARTVAVICAIFVSFTYVAGQMRGVGVVFSRFLEVDINTGIIIGMAIVFFYAVLGGMKGITYTQVAQYWVLIFAYMVPAIFLSIMITNNAIPQLGLGGTTSDGVYLLDKLDNLSKELGFGAYTTGSKPMIDVFAITLALMVGTAGLPHVIVRFFTVPKVRDARISAGWALIFIALLYTTAPAIAAFARVNLIDTVSNKAYAELPGWFKKWEKTGLLAWMDKNGDGKIQYLGKKANGGDPFEGKKPEFTKEIGKSGELLMSNKPTDNANELYIDKDIMVLANPEIGRLPNWVIALVAAGGLAAALSTAAGLLLVISTSISHDLIKKQINPNISESAELMYARIAVAIAILVAGYFGINPPGFVAEVVAFAFGLAAASFFPIIILGIFSKRMNKEGAIGGMITGLVFTAAYIVYFKFMNPAMNKPEFWFLGISPEGIGTIGMLINFAVSFVVSRITPAPPEQIQELVDSLRYPKGAGEASAH; the protein is encoded by the coding sequence ATGAGTGTTCAAGTATGRACCTACCTCATTGTTGGCCTGACCTTCGCGATCTACATCGGTATCGCGATCTGGGCAAAAGCAGGTTCAACGAAAGAATTTTACGTCGCCGGCGCAGGTGTGCATCCGATGATAAACGGCATGGCGACCGCCGCGGACTGGATGTCGGCAGCATCGTTTATTTCGATGGCCGGTCTGATCTCCTTCATGGGCTATGACGGCTCGGTTTATCTGATGGGCTGGACGGGCGGCTACGTGCTGCTGGCGCTCCTGCTCGCCCCCTACCTCCGGAAGTTCGGCAAGTTCACCGTTCCCGATTTCGTGGGCGACCGCTACTACTCCAACGCCGCACGTACCGTGGCCGTGATCTGCGCGATCTTCGTCTCCTTCACCTACGTCGCCGGCCAGATGCGCGGCGTCGGCGTGGTCTTCTCGCGCTTCCTCGAAGTCGATATCAACACCGGCATCATCATCGGCATGGCCATCGTTTTTTTCTACGCCGTGCTCGGCGGCATGAAGGGCATCACCTACACGCAGGTTGCCCAGTACTGGGTGCTGATCTTCGCCTACATGGTTCCGGCCATCTTCCTGTCGATCATGATTACCAACAACGCCATTCCGCAGCTTGGCCTCGGCGGCACCACTTCGGACGGCGTCTATTTGCTTGACAAGCTCGACAACCTTTCCAAAGAGCTCGGTTTCGGGGCCTACACAACCGGCTCCAAGCCGATGATCGACGTCTTCGCCATCACGCTCGCCCTGATGGTTGGCACCGCAGGTCTGCCCCACGTCATCGTGCGCTTCTTCACGGTGCCGAAGGTTCGTGACGCCCGCATCTCGGCTGGCTGGGCGCTCATCTTCATCGCGCTGCTCTACACCACGGCTCCGGCTATTGCCGCTTTCGCCCGCGTGAACCTCATCGACACGGTCAGCAACAAGGCTTACGCTGAATTGCCGGGCTGGTTCAAAAAGTGGGAAAAAACCGGTCTGCTTGCCTGGATGGACAAAAACGGCGACGGCAAAATCCAGTACCTCGGCAAAAAAGCCAACGGCGGCGATCCGTTCGAAGGCAAAAAACCTGAATTCACCAAAGAGATCGGCAAGAGCGGCGAACTCCTGATGTCGAACAAACCGACCGACAACGCCAACGAGCTTTACATCGACAAGGATATTATGGTGCTGGCCAACCCGGAGATCGGCCGTCTGCCGAACTGGGTGATCGCTCTCGTGGCGGCTGGCGGTCTTGCCGCCGCACTCTCAACGGCTGCTGGTCTTCTGCTGGTCATCTCGACCTCGATTTCGCATGACCTGATCAAAAAGCAGATCAACCCCAACATCAGCGAAAGCGCCGAGCTGATGTACGCCCGTATCGCGGTGGCCATCGCCATTCTTGTGGCGGGCTACTTCGGCATCAACCCGCCCGGCTTCGTGGCGGAGGTTGTGGCGTTCGCCTTCGGTCTGGCCGCCGCATCATTCTTCCCGATCATCATTCTCGGCATTTTCTCGAAGCGGATGAACAAAGAGGGCGCCATCGGCGGCATGATTACCGGCCTTGTCTTCACCGCGGCTTACATCGTGTACTTCAAGTTCATGAACCCGGCAATGAACAAGCCCGAGTTCTGGTTCCTCGGTATTTCGCCCGAAGGTATCGGTACCATCGGCATGCTGATCAACTTCGCGGTCAGCTTCGTGGTTTCGCGAATCACCCCTGCTCCTCCGGAACAGATTCAGGAGCTGGTGGACAGCCTTCGCTACCCGAAAGGCGCTGGCGAAGCTTCTGCTCACTAA
- the uvrC gene encoding excinuclease ABC subunit UvrC: MSDTAAAPDKTAKSALAEKLATLPTSPGVYRFSNAAGTVIYVGKARNLRNRVRSYFNSQGRQPGKTAVMVSHIADLNVIITSSEVEALILENNLIKELKPRYNVNLKDDKSYPWLVITNERFPRIFLTRQVRRDGSLYFGPYTEASQLRLILDLIGSIFPVRSCKYKLTEEAVASGRYRVCLDYHIHKCKGPCEGLQSEEEYQAMIREIVTLLKGKTSALLRDLSAEMQKKAKELKFEEAAALKAQIEGLKRYAERQKIVSTEAIDRDVFAVAAGEDDACGVVFRIREGKLIGSRHTYLSNTGNTPLPNLLASFVEHYYLETPDLIPQELMLQAELPEEELEALRQLLSSRQTERRQVRFTVPRIGEKAHLIAMCLDNAKHHLHEFMVQKKLRGEIARKSPALESLKQVLHLGKLPERIECFDNSHFQGTDYVSSMVTFVSGKPKKSDYRKFRLKSFEGSDDYAAMREAVTRRYGGSLAGELPLPDLVLIDGGKGQVNVAWQVLQELGLDLPVAGLAKRLEEIYVPNEPDPYNLPKTSPALKLLQQLRDEAHRFAITYHRKLRSDRTIRTELTGIKGVGEKSAEKLLKHFGSVESVSKASIDELSAVAGRKTAESIYRYFNAGDAP; the protein is encoded by the coding sequence ATGAGCGACACCGCAGCAGCACCAGACAAAACTGCAAAATCGGCTCTGGCCGAAAAACTCGCCACGCTGCCGACTTCGCCCGGCGTTTACCGCTTCAGCAACGCAGCGGGAACGGTGATCTACGTCGGCAAGGCGCGGAACCTGCGCAACCGGGTGCGTTCGTATTTCAACAGCCAGGGGCGCCAGCCGGGCAAGACCGCCGTGATGGTAAGCCACATCGCTGACCTGAACGTCATCATCACCAGCTCGGAAGTCGAAGCGCTGATCCTCGAAAACAACCTTATCAAGGAGCTGAAGCCACGCTACAACGTCAACCTCAAGGACGACAAGAGCTACCCGTGGCTGGTCATCACCAACGAGCGTTTTCCGCGAATTTTTCTCACCCGCCAGGTCAGGCGCGATGGTTCGCTCTATTTCGGCCCCTACACCGAAGCCTCGCAGCTCCGGCTCATTCTCGACCTGATCGGCTCGATTTTTCCGGTCAGGAGCTGCAAATACAAGCTCACCGAGGAGGCTGTCGCATCCGGCAGGTATCGGGTCTGCCTCGATTATCATATCCACAAGTGCAAAGGACCATGCGAAGGGTTGCAATCTGAGGAAGAGTACCAGGCGATGATCCGCGAAATCGTCACGTTGCTCAAGGGCAAAACTTCAGCTCTCTTGCGCGACCTCAGCGCCGAGATGCAGAAGAAGGCAAAGGAGCTGAAGTTCGAGGAGGCCGCAGCCCTGAAAGCGCAGATCGAGGGGCTGAAACGCTACGCGGAGCGCCAGAAGATCGTGAGCACCGAAGCGATCGACCGCGATGTCTTCGCCGTTGCTGCGGGCGAAGATGATGCGTGTGGTGTGGTCTTCCGCATCCGCGAAGGAAAGCTGATCGGCTCGCGCCACACCTACCTCTCCAACACGGGCAACACGCCGCTGCCGAACCTGCTGGCCTCTTTCGTGGAGCACTACTACCTCGAAACCCCCGACCTGATTCCACAGGAACTCATGCTCCAGGCGGAGCTGCCTGAAGAGGAACTCGAAGCCCTCCGGCAACTGCTCTCGTCGCGGCAGACCGAGCGGCGGCAGGTGCGTTTCACGGTGCCCCGCATCGGCGAAAAGGCTCATCTCATCGCCATGTGCCTCGACAACGCCAAGCACCACCTGCACGAGTTCATGGTGCAGAAAAAACTGCGCGGCGAAATCGCGCGCAAATCCCCGGCCCTCGAATCGCTCAAGCAGGTGCTCCATCTTGGCAAACTGCCCGAGCGGATCGAGTGCTTCGACAACTCGCATTTCCAGGGCACCGATTACGTCAGCTCGATGGTCACTTTCGTATCGGGAAAACCGAAAAAATCGGACTACCGCAAGTTCAGGCTCAAAAGTTTCGAAGGCTCGGACGACTACGCGGCCATGCGCGAAGCGGTCACCAGGCGCTACGGAGGCTCACTGGCGGGAGAGCTGCCCCTGCCCGACCTGGTGCTGATCGACGGCGGCAAGGGGCAAGTGAACGTCGCCTGGCAAGTCTTGCAGGAGCTTGGCCTTGACCTGCCTGTGGCGGGGCTGGCGAAACGGCTCGAAGAGATTTACGTGCCCAACGAGCCAGACCCGTACAACCTTCCGAAAACCTCACCAGCCCTCAAGCTTTTGCAACAATTGCGTGACGAAGCACACCGCTTCGCCATCACCTACCACCGCAAGCTCCGGAGCGACCGGACGATCCGAACGGAACTGACCGGCATCAAGGGAGTCGGCGAAAAAAGCGCCGAAAAGCTGCTGAAGCACTTCGGCTCGGTAGAAAGCGTCTCGAAAGCTTCTATTGACGAGCTTTCCGCCGTAGCCGGAAGAAAAACCGCAGAAAGCATTTACCGCTACTTCAACGCCGGAGACGCCCCCTGA
- a CDS encoding tetratricopeptide repeat protein, translating into MSLLDFFDDNLNPSEGFFPDRPEGASDPDSIHDPEELLDLIIQLNEEGLHETSLVAARRLEELAPYNAETWFHLGNSLTLNGLFDEALEAFQRAVLLSPADNEMALNLALAYFNTGRLDEALEEIERVVSDSTIARDICFYRGLILQRLERFEEAEKNFEQTLQLDPEFGEAWYELAYSQDILGKLDNSLVAYEKAIDLDPYNINAWYNKGLVLSKLKRYPEALEAYDMALVISEDFSSAWYNRANVLAITGRIEDAAESYTKTLEIEPDDINALYNLGIAREELEQYSEAIACYKRCIELNPEFADAWFALACCFEALENYEASLDAIGHALVEMPECIEYLLLKAEIEYNLGRLDQSLKTYEKIIPLDPDSPQIWLDYAMVLREAGAMDASIRALEESISLQPLSAEAHFEIAATYFAMGDNQSTLKALSKAFKIDPDKKQLFQSVFPELYQQDAVRRLLEIS; encoded by the coding sequence ATGAGTTTGCTTGATTTTTTTGATGACAACCTGAACCCATCGGAAGGTTTCTTCCCGGACAGGCCGGAAGGAGCTTCTGACCCTGATTCCATTCACGATCCAGAAGAACTTCTCGACCTTATCATCCAGCTCAACGAGGAAGGACTTCACGAAACATCGCTCGTTGCAGCCCGACGGCTCGAAGAGCTCGCCCCCTACAACGCGGAAACCTGGTTTCACCTCGGCAACAGCCTGACGTTGAACGGCCTTTTTGACGAGGCGCTCGAAGCGTTTCAGCGCGCCGTTCTGCTCAGCCCTGCCGATAATGAAATGGCCCTGAATCTCGCTTTGGCCTATTTCAATACCGGACGACTCGATGAAGCGCTCGAAGAGATCGAGCGTGTTGTCAGCGACTCCACCATAGCAAGAGATATCTGCTTCTACCGGGGACTCATTCTGCAACGACTCGAACGTTTCGAAGAGGCTGAAAAAAATTTCGAACAGACGCTGCAGCTCGATCCGGAGTTCGGAGAAGCCTGGTACGAGCTGGCCTACTCGCAGGACATTCTCGGCAAACTTGATAACAGTCTTGTCGCCTACGAGAAGGCCATCGACCTCGACCCGTACAATATCAACGCCTGGTACAACAAGGGACTCGTCCTGAGCAAGCTCAAGCGTTACCCGGAAGCGCTCGAAGCCTACGACATGGCGCTCGTCATTTCCGAGGATTTCAGCTCGGCCTGGTACAACCGTGCCAATGTGCTTGCCATCACCGGAAGAATCGAGGATGCTGCCGAAAGCTACACGAAAACGCTTGAAATCGAGCCCGACGACATCAATGCGCTCTACAACCTCGGCATAGCCAGGGAGGAACTCGAGCAGTACAGCGAAGCGATCGCCTGCTACAAACGCTGCATCGAACTGAATCCGGAGTTCGCCGACGCCTGGTTTGCGCTCGCCTGCTGCTTCGAGGCGCTCGAAAACTACGAGGCTTCGCTCGACGCCATCGGCCATGCCCTTGTTGAAATGCCGGAGTGCATCGAATACCTCCTGCTCAAGGCGGAGATCGAATACAATCTCGGCCGGCTCGACCAGTCGCTCAAAACCTACGAGAAAATTATCCCCCTGGATCCGGACAGCCCTCAAATCTGGCTGGACTATGCAATGGTGCTGCGCGAGGCCGGAGCAATGGATGCATCGATCCGGGCGCTCGAAGAGTCGATCTCGCTTCAGCCGCTCTCGGCAGAGGCGCACTTCGAGATCGCGGCAACCTATTTCGCCATGGGCGACAACCAGAGCACCCTCAAGGCGCTCAGCAAGGCATTCAAGATCGACCCCGACAAAAAGCAGCTGTTTCAGAGCGTCTTCCCCGAGCTGTACCAGCAAGATGCGGTACGCCGGCTGCTGGAAATTTCCTGA
- the aroE gene encoding shikimate dehydrogenase, producing the protein MSNSQSKKIFGLIGKHVDYSWSPLIHNTGFEALGLPCVYTIFNIPSPEMIGDALKGSRALGIAGFSVTIPYKKTVVPFLDELSPEALSIGAVNTIVNDNGRLLGYNTDIDGFAAPLLPMAESIRNRPVCIFGNGGAALAAVEAFRLRFNPSSVLLVVRDTQKAEDMLEEYAYRDLVTIHAGREIDQPACSKLIRDCRVLVNATPVGTAGRNDHIHSILPTGHGLLHDGQIVYDMVYNPPETPLLAEARAAGATVIAGIEMLIAQAARAFSIWTGQELPVDLVRKTVLAAIEKSEG; encoded by the coding sequence GTGTCAAACTCTCAGTCCAAAAAGATTTTCGGACTCATCGGCAAACACGTCGATTACTCCTGGTCGCCACTGATTCACAATACCGGATTCGAGGCACTCGGGCTTCCCTGCGTCTACACCATTTTCAACATCCCTTCGCCCGAAATGATCGGCGATGCACTCAAAGGAAGCCGTGCTCTCGGCATTGCGGGATTCAGCGTAACCATTCCGTACAAGAAAACCGTCGTGCCATTCCTTGACGAACTCTCACCTGAAGCGCTCTCCATCGGGGCGGTCAACACCATCGTCAACGACAACGGACGGCTGCTCGGCTACAATACGGACATCGACGGTTTCGCTGCTCCGCTCCTTCCGATGGCGGAGTCGATCCGGAACAGGCCGGTCTGCATCTTCGGCAACGGCGGAGCCGCGCTGGCCGCCGTCGAAGCTTTCAGGCTCCGCTTCAACCCTTCATCGGTGCTCCTCGTGGTGCGGGATACGCAGAAAGCCGAAGATATGCTCGAAGAGTACGCATACCGCGACCTCGTCACCATCCATGCGGGCCGGGAGATCGACCAGCCCGCGTGCAGCAAACTGATCCGCGATTGCCGCGTACTGGTCAACGCAACGCCGGTCGGCACTGCCGGAAGAAACGATCACATCCACAGCATCCTGCCGACCGGACACGGGCTCCTGCACGATGGCCAGATCGTTTACGACATGGTCTACAATCCGCCCGAAACACCCCTGCTCGCCGAAGCCCGCGCCGCAGGAGCAACTGTCATTGCGGGCATCGAGATGCTCATCGCCCAGGCCGCCCGTGCCTTCTCCATCTGGACAGGACAGGAACTTCCGGTCGATCTGGTCAGAAAAACCGTACTCGCTGCAATCGAAAAGAGCGAAGGCTGA
- the lspA gene encoding signal peptidase II, translating into MALFYLLAIAAALLDRVTKLLAIHYLRDGAQSIVIIPDWLKLTYAENLGIAFSVRFLPPTGLLFLTLAISAGVVWYVHKSNNRSPLFLTAFGLILGGGIGNLIDRVMLGHVVDFIYFDLYHGALFGIPLDLWPIFNVADSCITIGACMIVLFHEKIFTRKHA; encoded by the coding sequence ATGGCCCTTTTTTATCTGCTCGCGATAGCTGCTGCCCTGCTCGACCGGGTGACCAAACTTCTCGCCATCCACTACCTGCGCGACGGCGCGCAAAGCATCGTCATCATCCCTGACTGGCTCAAGCTGACCTACGCCGAAAACCTCGGCATCGCATTCAGCGTCCGGTTCCTCCCGCCGACGGGCCTGCTTTTTCTGACCCTCGCTATTTCTGCGGGCGTTGTCTGGTATGTCCACAAATCGAACAACCGGAGTCCGCTCTTCCTCACGGCTTTTGGACTCATTCTGGGCGGCGGGATCGGCAACCTGATCGACCGCGTCATGCTCGGCCATGTGGTGGATTTCATCTATTTCGATCTCTATCACGGCGCACTCTTTGGCATCCCGCTCGATCTGTGGCCGATTTTCAACGTCGCCGACTCCTGCATCACCATCGGCGCGTGCATGATCGTGCTGTTTCACGAAAAAATTTTCACCAGGAAACACGCATGA
- a CDS encoding TatD family hydrolase: protein MNTPGFCDIHCHLSFPDFDDDRDRVIGDLRAAGLQCVIDPGTGVETNRRSIELANGYDFIYSNVGLHPHETNVPLSPELFDKLAGQARSAKVVGIGEIGLDYHWPDHDPAHQQAAFREMLRIAVDLDLPVVIHCRDAWPDMLRILSEERSSALRGAMHCFSGDLDMACRCISLGLKISIPGTITYKKSLLPEVAASVGLGDLLSETDAPYLAPVPKRGKRNEPAFVVHTVRKIADHRQEPFEEVTEALVSNARTLFGLP from the coding sequence ATGAACACCCCGGGTTTCTGCGACATCCACTGCCATCTCTCCTTTCCCGATTTCGACGATGACCGTGACCGGGTGATCGGCGATCTCCGCGCGGCTGGCTTGCAGTGTGTCATCGATCCGGGCACCGGCGTCGAGACGAACCGCCGCTCCATCGAACTGGCAAACGGGTATGACTTCATCTATTCGAATGTCGGCCTGCACCCTCACGAAACAAACGTACCACTCTCGCCAGAGCTGTTCGACAAACTCGCTGGACAGGCTCGATCGGCAAAGGTGGTTGGCATCGGCGAGATCGGCCTCGATTACCACTGGCCCGATCACGATCCGGCGCATCAGCAGGCGGCGTTCCGCGAGATGCTGCGCATAGCGGTCGACCTCGACCTGCCGGTGGTGATCCACTGCCGCGACGCCTGGCCCGACATGCTGCGCATCCTCTCGGAGGAGCGCTCGTCGGCCCTGCGCGGCGCGATGCACTGCTTTTCAGGAGATCTCGACATGGCCTGCCGCTGCATCAGCCTCGGGCTGAAAATTTCGATTCCCGGCACCATCACCTACAAAAAGTCGCTGCTTCCGGAAGTGGCGGCCTCCGTCGGCCTCGGCGACCTGCTCTCCGAAACCGACGCGCCCTACCTTGCGCCAGTACCCAAACGCGGCAAACGCAACGAACCGGCCTTCGTCGTCCACACGGTGCGCAAGATCGCCGATCACCGCCAGGAACCGTTCGAAGAGGTAACGGAAGCGCTCGTGAGCAATGCAAGAACCCTGTTCGGCCTGCCGTAA
- a CDS encoding tetratricopeptide repeat protein — MNTTQPQKMLPEATFSDRMLEIGIKYKKQLTALVVVICLAAGGTLFWMQKTKVDEVQASLALAKITPWIEMGDVNKAVNGEGSIKGLNSIIKTWGGTPSGKTARLYMAYILLNSGKPDDALSIYKGFSSDNKDLQASALAGAAACHVQKKAFAEAAPEYEKASETAENETLKSMYLTKAAESYSAAGQADKAAKLYDQVIKTWPATSSAGMAQRALLRLAGAGVQIPQI; from the coding sequence ATGAACACCACCCAGCCCCAGAAAATGCTTCCGGAAGCCACCTTCTCCGACCGGATGCTTGAAATCGGCATAAAGTATAAAAAGCAGCTCACCGCTCTTGTTGTCGTCATCTGCCTCGCTGCTGGCGGGACGCTTTTCTGGATGCAGAAAACCAAAGTCGACGAGGTTCAGGCCTCGCTCGCCCTTGCGAAGATCACTCCGTGGATCGAAATGGGAGACGTCAATAAAGCGGTCAATGGCGAAGGCTCGATAAAAGGGCTGAACAGTATCATTAAAACATGGGGCGGCACACCAAGCGGAAAAACTGCCAGGCTCTATATGGCCTATATCCTGCTGAACAGTGGAAAGCCGGACGATGCGCTTTCGATATACAAGGGATTCAGCAGTGATAACAAGGATCTTCAGGCATCGGCGCTCGCCGGAGCCGCCGCCTGCCATGTCCAGAAAAAGGCCTTCGCCGAAGCTGCGCCGGAGTACGAAAAGGCGTCCGAAACCGCCGAGAACGAGACGCTCAAATCGATGTACCTCACCAAAGCCGCCGAAAGCTACTCCGCCGCGGGACAGGCCGACAAGGCGGCAAAACTTTATGATCAGGTGATCAAAACCTGGCCAGCCACATCGTCAGCGGGAATGGCCCAGCGCGCGCTCTTGCGCCTTGCCGGCGCAGGCGTGCAGATACCGCAAATCTGA